A stretch of the Teredinibacter haidensis genome encodes the following:
- the thrC gene encoding threonine synthase, with the protein MKYISTRGDAPSLSFEEVVLTGLASDGGLYLPETLPQFSQDEIASWTGLDYKELALKIISPFVDGEIPEADLKCLIDASYDTVSGKGFRHEAIAPLVQTGHNEWVLELFQGPTLAFKDFALQFLGHLLDYVLKKRNQKVVIMGATSGDTGSAAIEGCRDCENVDIFILHPYQRVSDVQRRQMTTVLEDNVHNIALKGNFDDCQNMVKASFADQSFLPEGRQLVAVNSINWARIMAQIVYYFYASLALGGPYRKVSFSVPTGNFGDIFAGYLAKRMGLPVEQLVIGTNSNDILHRCISDNDHSAQPLVHSLSPSMDIMVSSNFERMLFDLHDRDGAAIKQLMDAFKAGGDLKLGDEVLAKARELFSSYRLDDEETLEVIRDVFDSTEYLLDPHTAIGVQAARKTRRSTSTPMICLATAHPAKFPEAVKKAGQAADPVLPHHMQDLFEREERYQVLDNEIGQVQAFMQAQI; encoded by the coding sequence GTGAAATATATCAGTACCCGTGGTGACGCTCCGAGCCTCAGTTTTGAGGAGGTGGTGCTAACGGGCCTTGCCAGCGATGGTGGGCTATATTTGCCTGAGACCCTGCCGCAGTTTTCGCAGGACGAAATCGCTTCCTGGACCGGTCTTGACTATAAAGAGTTAGCCTTAAAAATTATTTCTCCATTTGTCGATGGCGAAATCCCCGAGGCAGATCTAAAATGCCTTATTGACGCTTCCTACGATACGGTATCGGGGAAGGGCTTTCGTCACGAAGCTATTGCGCCTTTAGTGCAAACCGGTCACAACGAATGGGTGCTGGAACTGTTCCAGGGGCCAACGTTGGCGTTTAAAGATTTTGCGCTGCAATTCCTCGGTCATTTGTTGGATTACGTATTGAAAAAGCGCAACCAGAAGGTTGTGATTATGGGTGCAACCTCTGGTGATACCGGCTCTGCCGCTATTGAAGGTTGTCGTGATTGTGAGAATGTGGATATTTTTATTTTGCACCCCTATCAGCGCGTATCCGATGTTCAACGCCGTCAAATGACAACGGTATTGGAAGATAATGTACATAATATTGCGCTCAAAGGTAATTTTGATGATTGTCAGAATATGGTGAAAGCCAGCTTCGCTGATCAATCGTTTTTACCAGAAGGCCGTCAGTTGGTCGCTGTCAACTCCATTAACTGGGCACGGATTATGGCCCAGATCGTTTATTACTTTTACGCATCCCTCGCGCTGGGTGGCCCGTACCGTAAAGTGTCCTTTTCTGTACCGACAGGAAACTTCGGTGATATTTTTGCGGGTTATCTGGCCAAGCGTATGGGGTTGCCCGTTGAACAGCTTGTGATAGGTACTAACAGTAACGATATTCTGCACCGTTGTATCAGTGATAACGACCACAGCGCTCAACCGCTGGTTCATTCGTTGTCACCCAGTATGGATATTATGGTATCGAGTAACTTCGAGCGTATGTTGTTCGATTTGCACGACCGTGATGGCGCGGCGATCAAACAGCTAATGGATGCCTTCAAGGCCGGTGGTGACTTGAAGCTTGGCGATGAAGTGTTGGCGAAAGCTCGCGAATTGTTCAGCAGTTACCGCCTGGATGACGAGGAAACGTTAGAGGTTATTCGCGACGTGTTCGACAGCACTGAATATCTATTAGATCCTCATACGGCAATCGGCGTACAAGCGGCGCGTAAAACTCGTCGAAGCACCAGTACACCCATGATATGCCTCGCGACGGCTCACCCGGCGAAGTTCCCAGAAGCGGTGAAAAAAGCCGGTCAGGCAGCCGACCCTGTGTTGCCTCATCATATGCAGGATCTGTTTGAGCGAGAAGAGCGTTATCAGGTGCTAGATAACGAAATCGGTCAGGTTCAGGCATTTATGCAGGCGCAAATCTAG
- a CDS encoding homoserine dehydrogenase, whose translation MKAVNVGICGLGTVGGGTFNVLTRNKSDIDAKAGRHINITHVAARQLNPDCDTSSVKVSDDIFAVAEDPNVDILVELIGGTTIAKDLVLKAIQNGKHVVTANKALIAEFGNEIFAEAVKNKVTVSYEAAVAGGIPIIRALREGLAANRIEWLAGIINGTGNFILTEMRDKGRAFEDVLKEAQALGYAETDPTFDVEGIDAAHKLVILSSIAFGMPLQFEKVFTEGITAISSADVAYADELGYRIKHLGITRRRENGVELRVHPTLIPSSRLIANVDGVMNAVLVKGDAVGPTLYYGAGAGAEPTASAVISDIVHVARSVNGDTSEVDYDANVPHLGFATDQLSNFNILPIEEVETAYYLRISALDQPGVLSKITQIMSEAGISIEALIQKEPAEGQDHVPVILLTNRALEKQIVAAVSKIEQLDSVAESVVRIRVESLK comes from the coding sequence TTGAAAGCGGTAAATGTCGGCATCTGCGGTCTGGGTACCGTTGGCGGTGGTACTTTTAATGTTCTCACCAGAAATAAATCTGATATTGATGCGAAGGCCGGGCGGCACATTAACATTACCCACGTGGCCGCTCGTCAATTAAATCCGGATTGTGATACTTCTAGCGTTAAAGTAAGTGATGATATTTTTGCTGTAGCGGAAGATCCCAATGTAGATATTCTGGTTGAGTTGATCGGCGGAACAACTATAGCCAAAGATCTGGTGCTCAAAGCCATTCAGAATGGCAAGCATGTTGTCACGGCCAATAAGGCGCTTATTGCTGAGTTCGGTAATGAAATTTTTGCCGAAGCGGTTAAAAACAAAGTAACGGTTTCTTACGAAGCGGCGGTAGCGGGCGGTATTCCCATTATTCGTGCTCTGCGCGAAGGTTTGGCTGCGAATCGTATTGAGTGGCTGGCTGGTATTATCAACGGTACAGGCAATTTTATTCTTACCGAAATGCGTGACAAAGGGCGTGCATTTGAGGATGTTTTGAAAGAAGCTCAGGCGTTGGGTTATGCGGAAACTGACCCCACTTTTGATGTGGAAGGTATTGATGCTGCCCACAAACTGGTGATTTTGTCGTCCATTGCTTTTGGTATGCCACTACAGTTTGAAAAAGTTTTCACCGAGGGAATTACGGCTATTTCGTCTGCCGATGTTGCCTATGCGGATGAACTGGGCTACCGCATCAAGCATTTGGGTATCACCCGTCGCCGTGAGAATGGAGTCGAGTTGCGCGTACACCCCACGTTGATTCCCTCCAGTCGTTTAATTGCCAATGTGGATGGGGTAATGAACGCAGTTCTGGTGAAAGGCGATGCTGTTGGGCCAACGCTGTATTACGGCGCTGGAGCTGGCGCAGAACCAACGGCTTCTGCGGTTATTTCCGATATCGTGCACGTCGCGCGCTCTGTGAATGGCGACACTTCTGAAGTTGATTACGACGCAAACGTACCGCACCTGGGGTTTGCCACCGATCAGCTCAGCAATTTTAATATCCTGCCAATTGAAGAAGTGGAAACCGCATACTATTTACGTATTTCTGCTCTCGATCAGCCTGGTGTCCTGTCGAAAATTACGCAGATCATGAGTGAAGCGGGTATCAGTATTGAGGCTTTAATTCAAAAAGAGCCGGCGGAGGGGCAGGACCATGTTCCCGTTATTCTGTTAACTAACCGCGCGTTGGAGAAGCAGATCGTAGCGGCGGTTTCCAAAATTGAACAGTTGGATTCAGTTGCCGAGAGCGTCGTTCGTATCCGTGTTGAGTCTTTGAAGTAA
- a CDS encoding DsbC family protein, whose amino-acid sequence MKNRFPLISQLVAVAATIAMMSLTACSSEAESAKAAGAPAGVSKGPGALEKLSDDDHKSAAAAIEKALLAANENLRVRAIQPSVIPGVYEVQIMGKGIIYMEKTGSYFIDGKLLQIVGKDIVNVTDKSMIGLREELLAGVKKEDAIVFSPAGEVKASIAVFTDVDCGFCQKLHQEVPALNELGVEVRYLAYPRAGIGSNSYNKIASAWCADDPQEALTKLKNRQEIETKVCDGNPVASQYELGQQMGVTGTPAIVMTNGELIPGYMPAARLAERIGI is encoded by the coding sequence ATGAAAAACAGATTCCCCCTTATATCTCAGTTAGTGGCTGTAGCCGCTACTATTGCAATGATGAGCCTGACTGCATGCTCCAGCGAGGCCGAAAGTGCAAAGGCAGCCGGAGCCCCTGCAGGCGTTTCTAAAGGGCCAGGCGCTCTCGAAAAATTGTCTGACGACGACCACAAAAGCGCGGCGGCGGCAATTGAAAAAGCCCTGCTGGCAGCCAATGAAAATCTGCGAGTTCGTGCTATTCAGCCCTCCGTTATCCCCGGTGTTTACGAAGTACAGATAATGGGCAAAGGCATCATTTACATGGAAAAAACAGGCAGTTACTTTATAGACGGTAAACTGCTGCAGATTGTTGGTAAAGACATTGTGAATGTCACTGACAAGAGCATGATCGGTTTACGTGAAGAACTGTTGGCTGGAGTGAAAAAAGAAGATGCCATCGTTTTTTCGCCGGCGGGTGAAGTGAAAGCCAGTATAGCGGTATTTACCGATGTTGATTGTGGCTTTTGTCAGAAGTTGCATCAGGAAGTGCCTGCGCTCAATGAGTTGGGAGTTGAAGTTCGTTACCTAGCCTACCCTCGCGCAGGTATTGGCTCCAACTCCTATAATAAAATTGCTTCTGCCTGGTGTGCCGACGACCCCCAGGAAGCGTTGACTAAGCTTAAAAATCGTCAGGAAATTGAGACCAAGGTATGCGACGGCAATCCCGTTGCTAGTCAGTATGAGTTGGGCCAGCAAATGGGGGTTACAGGTACGCCAGCCATTGTGATGACTAATGGCGAGTTGATCCCGGGCTATATGCCTGCCGCACGATTAGCTGAGCGTATTGGCATATAA
- the rplS gene encoding 50S ribosomal protein L19: MSSKNKIIQELESEQLKQELPEFSPGDTVVVQVKVKEGDRERLQAYEGVVIGKRNRGLNSAFTVRKISNGVGVERSFQTHSKQVDSITVKRRGDVRQAKLYYLRELTGRAARIKEKLN, encoded by the coding sequence ATGAGTTCTAAGAACAAAATTATTCAGGAGCTGGAGAGCGAGCAGCTCAAGCAAGAGCTTCCCGAGTTCAGCCCCGGTGACACTGTGGTTGTTCAGGTTAAAGTAAAAGAAGGTGATCGTGAGCGTCTGCAGGCCTATGAAGGTGTTGTTATCGGCAAGCGTAATCGTGGCCTGAATTCTGCTTTCACTGTACGTAAGATCTCCAACGGAGTGGGTGTGGAGCGTAGCTTCCAGACGCACAGCAAGCAGGTTGATAGCATTACGGTTAAGCGTCGTGGTGATGTTCGTCAAGCTAAGCTTTACTACTTGCGTGAACTGACCGGTCGAGCAGCTCGGATTAAAGAGAAGCTTAACTAA
- the trmD gene encoding tRNA (guanosine(37)-N1)-methyltransferase TrmD encodes MKATVITLFPEMFRAITESGITRRAVERGLIELDFINPREFTHDRHQTVDDRPYGGGPGMVMRVEPLAEALSAACERLSVAREDVKVIYLSPQGKTLNRGEVAAVSDYANVVLIAGRYEGIDERFIDTYVDEEISIGDYVLSGGELPAMVLLDALIRKLPGALGDDQSAEQDSFEDGLLDCPHYTRPEEVEGKRVPDVLLSGDHKRIENWRLQQSLGRTLLRRPDLLKAKSLSPAQQKLLDAFVEQRVELKTNN; translated from the coding sequence ATGAAGGCTACGGTCATCACGCTCTTCCCTGAAATGTTTCGGGCGATCACCGAAAGCGGTATTACCCGCAGGGCGGTTGAGCGAGGTTTGATAGAGTTGGACTTTATCAATCCAAGAGAATTTACTCACGACAGGCATCAGACTGTCGATGACAGACCCTATGGCGGCGGGCCGGGCATGGTTATGAGGGTAGAGCCTCTTGCTGAAGCTTTAAGCGCAGCTTGTGAGCGATTGAGTGTTGCTCGTGAAGATGTAAAGGTTATTTATCTTTCACCACAGGGCAAAACGCTCAATCGGGGGGAGGTTGCAGCGGTAAGCGATTATGCCAATGTGGTCTTAATTGCGGGCCGTTACGAGGGTATCGATGAGCGCTTTATTGATACTTATGTCGATGAGGAAATCTCCATCGGTGACTATGTGCTGAGCGGCGGAGAGTTGCCAGCTATGGTGTTGCTAGATGCACTGATCCGCAAGCTTCCCGGGGCGTTGGGAGACGATCAGTCAGCAGAGCAGGATTCCTTCGAGGATGGGTTGCTGGATTGTCCGCATTACACCCGCCCTGAAGAGGTTGAAGGCAAGCGAGTACCCGATGTACTGCTTTCTGGAGACCACAAAAGAATTGAAAACTGGCGTTTGCAGCAGTCATTGGGGAGAACCCTCCTGCGCAGGCCAGATTTACTAAAGGCTAAGAGTCTTAGTCCGGCACAGCAGAAGCTGCTCGATGCATTCGTCGAGCAGAGGGTTGAGCTAAAAACTAACAACTGA
- the rimM gene encoding ribosome maturation factor RimM (Essential for efficient processing of 16S rRNA), protein MIAKRSNLISVGRLTGVFGVKGWVKVKSSTQPEEKILEYSPWWLKTRHGVKAVEIDGYQHHSNGLVVHIKGVDDRDEAAAYTLVDVAVERGQLPELDEGDYYWHQLIGLRVISEYDGAVCDLGVVDKLLETGANDVLAVKPSEASIDDRERLVPYVPDVYVKAVDLESEEIRVEWDPEF, encoded by the coding sequence GTGATAGCCAAACGTTCAAACCTTATTTCAGTTGGGCGGCTCACTGGCGTTTTTGGTGTTAAGGGTTGGGTAAAAGTTAAATCTTCGACCCAGCCTGAAGAAAAGATTCTGGAGTATTCGCCCTGGTGGTTGAAAACTCGCCACGGCGTGAAGGCTGTTGAAATTGATGGCTACCAACATCACAGCAATGGATTAGTTGTCCATATAAAAGGTGTTGATGATCGCGATGAGGCTGCTGCGTATACGCTTGTGGATGTCGCGGTGGAAAGAGGCCAGTTGCCCGAGTTGGACGAGGGCGATTACTACTGGCACCAGTTGATAGGCCTGAGAGTGATCAGTGAGTACGATGGCGCGGTCTGCGACCTAGGTGTTGTGGATAAGCTGCTTGAAACCGGCGCTAATGATGTGTTGGCAGTTAAACCCAGCGAAGCCAGTATTGATGATCGCGAGCGTTTGGTGCCTTACGTGCCGGATGTCTATGTAAAGGCTGTCGATCTCGAAAGCGAAGAAATAAGGGTTGAATGGGACCCAGAGTTTTGA
- the rpsP gene encoding 30S ribosomal protein S16, with amino-acid sequence MVSIRLARGGSKKRPFYHLTVADSRKARNGRYIERVGFFNPIARGQEERLRVDSERLEYWQGQGAQISDRVAKLLKEVSAAA; translated from the coding sequence ATGGTAAGCATTCGATTAGCTCGCGGCGGTTCCAAAAAGCGTCCTTTTTATCATTTGACAGTAGCAGACAGTCGTAAGGCCCGAAATGGTCGTTACATCGAGCGTGTGGGTTTCTTTAATCCAATCGCGCGTGGCCAGGAAGAGCGTCTACGCGTTGATTCCGAGCGTTTGGAATACTGGCAGGGTCAGGGCGCGCAGATTTCTGACCGCGTTGCCAAATTGCTGAAAGAAGTTTCAGCTGCTGCCTAA
- the ffh gene encoding signal recognition particle protein → MFENLSDRLTRSLKKISGKSRLNHDNIQGALRDVRKALLEADVALPVVKDFINLVRKRAQGVEVSQALNPGQQFLKIVESELTQLMGEANEKLNLAVQPPAVILMAGLQGAGKTTTVAKLGRFLREKEKKKVMVVSADVYRPAAIKQLETLAAEVEVDFFPSSSEQNPVDIAKAAVAQAKKVHADVLLVDTAGRLHIDEALMAEIQGLHKALNPVETLFVIDSMIGQDAVNTAKAFNDALPLTGVVLTKTDGDARGGAALSVRQVTGKPIKFMGVGEKTEALEPFHPDRVASRILGMGDIMSLIEDAEQKIDKVKAEKLAKKVQAGKRFDLEDLRDQLQQMQNMGGMGAMLEKLPGMGNMAQMAEQANVGKQFKQMDAIIGSMTPGERKNPDILNGSRKRRIILGSGTQIQDLNRLLKQHKQMSKMMKKMKGGGLQKMMRGMGGMFPGGGGPGGMPPMGGGGLPPGMGQ, encoded by the coding sequence ATGTTTGAAAACCTCTCGGATCGCCTGACGCGTTCGCTGAAAAAGATCAGCGGTAAATCCCGTCTTAACCATGACAATATTCAAGGAGCTTTGCGCGATGTGCGTAAGGCCCTGCTGGAAGCGGATGTTGCGCTACCGGTTGTTAAGGACTTTATCAACCTTGTGCGCAAGCGTGCGCAAGGTGTAGAGGTGTCACAGGCTCTCAATCCCGGTCAGCAGTTTCTCAAAATTGTGGAGAGCGAGCTGACCCAATTGATGGGCGAGGCCAACGAAAAGCTTAATCTTGCCGTGCAACCGCCCGCAGTCATACTAATGGCGGGCCTGCAGGGTGCGGGTAAAACCACTACCGTTGCCAAGTTAGGCCGTTTTCTGCGCGAGAAAGAAAAGAAAAAGGTCATGGTGGTGAGTGCTGACGTATACCGCCCCGCCGCCATTAAGCAGCTGGAAACCCTGGCTGCCGAAGTAGAGGTTGATTTTTTTCCTTCCTCTAGCGAGCAAAACCCGGTGGATATCGCCAAAGCTGCTGTGGCTCAGGCCAAAAAAGTTCACGCTGATGTGCTGCTGGTGGATACTGCAGGTCGTCTGCATATCGATGAGGCCTTAATGGCAGAGATTCAGGGGCTGCACAAGGCGCTGAATCCGGTGGAAACGCTATTCGTTATCGATTCAATGATTGGTCAGGATGCGGTAAATACCGCTAAAGCCTTTAACGACGCTCTGCCATTAACCGGGGTGGTGCTGACCAAAACTGATGGTGATGCCCGTGGTGGTGCTGCATTGTCGGTTCGCCAGGTGACGGGTAAACCCATCAAGTTTATGGGTGTGGGGGAGAAAACAGAAGCGCTAGAGCCTTTCCATCCGGACCGTGTTGCTTCTCGTATTTTGGGTATGGGTGACATCATGTCCCTTATCGAAGATGCAGAGCAAAAAATCGACAAGGTCAAGGCCGAAAAGCTGGCTAAGAAGGTGCAAGCGGGCAAACGTTTTGACTTGGAAGATTTGCGCGATCAGTTACAGCAAATGCAGAATATGGGTGGCATGGGCGCCATGCTGGAAAAACTGCCAGGCATGGGGAATATGGCGCAGATGGCCGAGCAGGCGAATGTAGGTAAACAGTTCAAGCAGATGGATGCGATTATTGGTTCGATGACACCCGGCGAGCGCAAGAACCCGGATATTCTCAATGGCTCCCGTAAGCGTCGCATTATCTTGGGGTCTGGAACCCAGATTCAAGACCTGAACCGTCTGCTCAAACAGCACAAGCAAATGAGTAAGATGATGAAGAAAATGAAAGGAGGCGGCCTGCAGAAGATGATGCGCGGTATGGGCGGTATGTTTCCGGGAGGTGGTGGCCCTGGTGGAATGCCTCCAATGGGGGGCGGAGGATTGCCCCCTGGTATGGGTCAGTAG
- a CDS encoding CPBP family intramembrane glutamic endopeptidase: MKLRTLTKGTAEETILLATLGAVTLASVLFLFAGILALPVFGLVVLYTGSLLAYRHYTTTGASVKTFALWLIVVILGLLVGIYRPQNFDYPILFERLRLHENGLPYAHYINTAKLLAGYCTLIILYQTRSKHAATIKGNAKQGLLSVTFAGGILIVGHKLLGFEHHNKEASLIFLFGVSNLLVTCVSEEAFMRLLLQEQIGKYLSTLFRSSTANEVMALGIVTLLFAATHGAFTSDAGAVYMMAGFLYGLMYTLTRNIIVVVLLHFTVNIIHFSFFTYPLAL, from the coding sequence ATGAAATTACGGACATTAACCAAAGGCACTGCAGAGGAGACGATTTTACTCGCTACGCTTGGAGCGGTAACCCTAGCTTCAGTCTTGTTTTTGTTCGCAGGAATACTCGCTCTGCCAGTATTTGGCCTAGTGGTTCTCTATACAGGCTCATTGCTCGCCTACCGGCATTACACCACCACTGGCGCCAGCGTAAAAACCTTTGCTCTTTGGTTGATCGTCGTAATTCTGGGACTTTTAGTTGGAATATACCGCCCACAAAATTTCGACTACCCCATACTGTTCGAAAGGTTACGGCTTCACGAAAACGGTCTGCCTTACGCCCACTACATTAATACGGCAAAATTACTCGCCGGCTACTGCACGCTGATTATCCTCTACCAAACACGATCTAAACATGCTGCAACGATTAAAGGTAACGCTAAGCAGGGCCTGCTTAGCGTTACCTTTGCAGGAGGAATTCTGATCGTGGGTCACAAACTACTGGGATTCGAACACCACAATAAGGAAGCATCTCTTATCTTTTTATTCGGCGTTTCGAACCTGCTCGTAACCTGTGTATCGGAAGAAGCTTTTATGCGCCTCCTTTTACAGGAGCAAATAGGGAAATACCTTTCAACGCTATTCAGGAGCAGTACCGCTAACGAAGTAATGGCGCTTGGCATTGTGACGCTACTCTTTGCCGCTACTCATGGCGCATTTACGAGTGATGCCGGAGCAGTCTATATGATGGCAGGGTTCCTGTACGGCCTGATGTACACATTAACAAGAAACATAATCGTCGTCGTTTTGCTGCACTTTACCGTCAACATCATCCATTTTTCATTCTTTACGTATCCCCTAGCTCTATAA